From the Elaeis guineensis isolate ETL-2024a chromosome 16, EG11, whole genome shotgun sequence genome, the window tcaaaaagaaaaaaaagaaagttaCTAAAAGCTCCCCAGCGAACTCTATTCTATGCAGAGTATTTGAATCCATATCAGCGAATCTATGACGTAGAGGCACTGTCAAGAAAAATTTCTTCAATATGACGTGTCGGCCACAAGATCAAATCAAAGTACCGAGTGCTGTTTCATATCAAACAGGATATCTTCTGGCCCCACCAAGCCTGGTCGCAAATTTATTCGAAGTCATCCCTTGTAGGGGGGGGGGCTCATGGTCTGACCCAAATACcggtcaataataataataaaaaaaaaaatacttgtcaACGGATTAACGACACCCCGGGAAACCGTCTGCTGCATTCTCACAAAACCTCCCTGTTTTGTAATAGTTTTTCTTCTCTCCTCTACCTATATATACCTCACCCCTTTACCACTTCCTCCCCATCTCCTCACCCACATCATTTCTTCTCATTTCCTTCACTTGTTTCCTTCTCCCTTTCTATCCCAAGGAAATGGTAATGGACCTAGAGATCGACGGCCAGGAGTCAGCAGAGAGCACATACATGAAGGGAGTAAGGCACCTTTGTGAGAGTGGCATCACAAAAGTCCCTAGAAAATATATCTTGCCGGTCTCCGAACGGCCTCAATTAATCATGAAAAAAGAAAGGACCAGCACTTGTCTCAACCTTAAGCTGCCCATCATCGATCTTGCTCGCCTGCATACATCCGATCGCTCCCAAGTTCTGGAATCCCTGGCCGAAGCTTGCAAGGTGTATGGCTTCTTTCAGGTAGTTGTCATGTGTCTTTTTCTTCTTCGAGAATGAATACTACTACCTAGTGATGATTTGATTTtgctttgtatatatatatatataggttgtGAACCATAATATTTCTTGCAATGCTATGCGGAGAATGATTGATGTTGGAAGGAGGTTCTTCAAGCTGCCTTTCGAGGAGAGAGTGAAGCACATGTCTACCGACATAAGGAGTCCGGTGAGGTATGGGACCAGCTTCAATCAGACCAAGGATGGTGTTTTCTGTTGGAGAGACTTTTTGAAGCTATACTGCCATCCATTGGACACCGTTATTCCATTCTGGCCCTCCTCTCCAAGCGACTTAAGGTCAGAACTTAACTTTATCTCTAGCCTTTCTAATAATTAAATCTTAACAGTGTGGAATATTTATCAACTTTAGTGATGACGTACATCCCCACCAACATTATTTTTCTactaaaaaaacaaacaaacagtaCATTAATTAGAAACCATAGGACTATATATAGATAATGCATATATACACTGTATATGTTTGTATCGGCTGCATACCATCTATCTCTTTCACATTAACACAAATATATGTATTTTTGTATGCTTCTAGAATCGAAAGATGTTAGATCTTAATTAATATCCAATAACACCATTAGTAATCCAAAGAAAGCATTGGACACTCTGAACACCTCTATAGATTTTAAAGTGGCTATTGCACGATTCAATAATAAATTTGTGTGGAGAAAGATAAATCTTTCTTTCGCTGCAGGGATACCATAACCATCAACCTAACCTACTAGTGGTAGGATAAAGCCCACACGTTGACAAGCACGTGAAAAGGCTGACGATGGTACGATAATCTTCTGTGCATAAATTAACTCGTTACCACTACGGGAAAAGGGACACGCACACTTTTTGGGTACAGACTGCACATATAACTTTGCTGCATCGAATGCTTTGACGCACGTGAGAATTAGGCGTGCAGGCTACCAATTCCTTTGTCTGGAGAACGTACGACAACCAATTAATTAATTAACCTCTAATCGAAATCTAAGAGCTAATCCTATTATTATTCTTTCCTTGCAGGGAGGAGGTCACGTCATATGCCATGCAAGCGAAATCCCTTTTCTTAGCCCTCATGGAGGCGATCCTTGAAACGTTGGGGGTAAACACCAGCATTCTCCGGGAATTTGACGATGATGGCTCGCACCTACTGGTCGTAAACTGCTATCCGGCCTGCCCTGAGCCCCATCTTACACTCGGAATGCCGCCCCATTCCGACTATGGCTTCCTCACCCTCCTCCTCCAAGACGATGTTGAGGGCCTCCAGGTCCAATGTGAGGGAGAATGGGTCACTGTAGAGCCCGTCCCCAACTCCCTAGTAGTAAACATTGGTGATCATTTTGAGGTTGGTATATTGATTAAAATGCTTTTATGATTTTTAAGCAAAATTATTTCGAGGTCGGTATATTGATTAAAATGCTTTTATGATTTTTAagcaaaattattttagtatatgAATACTGTAGTGTAATAAGTCAGCATGATAAACTATATTAATTGCATGTTGCTTTCACATGAAATAAATTATCTGAGTGATAGGTCcctttctataaaattttttatctttcaagCATGATAATAATTAAATATAGTCATGACCTTTTGTATTTCCATGGGACATGACTTGGTTTTTAGAATTTTAAGGGGTTatatatttgtaatttgatgtATATACTGTAGAAAATTGAGGGATGCGGGAGATCCGCCCCAGCTAGGTCTTGTTATTTTGTTAAATTTCATAAACTGTATCTCTTTATTTCCTCTCCTCTTCTAGAGAGTAATTAGTAGATGGACTAGATAGCCGCTGGACCAGTCCAATCAcaaagcaatatagccaaatatggataaagaaaaagaaagaaggaaaaagagaaccaGAGCCATGTTGCTTTATGATTGGACCGATCCATCAACTCAATagtggatttgatccaattaaaaatttcacTCAGACAAGGCACCACATCACAAGGGTCATTTCATCTAAAATTTACAGGCGTTGCACCAAATAGCTAATCCTTTTGTACTCCTCTTCAACTTTCTTTCTTTAGATTCTCAAAATTTGGCTTACTTCTTTGTCCAATTCTTGTTCTTTGGACCTACCGAGCAGATGGTTCCATCTAAATCTTTATTGGCTCAGATATTCAGCAATGGAATGTACAAGAGTGTGCTGCATCGGGTGCTTGTCAACTCCTCAACGTCTAGGATGTCGGTCGCATCCCTCCACAGCCTCCCACCCGACAAAATGGTCAGCCCCTCGCCCGAGCTTGTCAACAAGAAGAACCCAAGGCTATACAAGGACACCAACTTCGCTGCCTTCCTCGACTACATGTCCTCCTGTGACACCAAGCACAAGAACTTCCTTGAGTCCAGGAAGCTGACCCAGGGAAAGGACGAGGCCAAAAGTCAATGACTGCTGACTTTTTTTGCAGGGTATGCCAATTTCTAGtggtttggaaaaaaaaaaagaaaaaagacaaaaaaaaagttTACAGGTATAAAAGTGGCTGGTGGCGATTGAAATAAGCCTCACCACCTCATTCTCTTACATAATTCTGCCTCTCATTCTACATGATAACGTTTacagaaaggaagaggaagaagagtccTTGGGATTATCTAGGTTGGCAGCAACTTTTGTATTCGTATgtctacataaaaaaaaatagaaactttTTGTATTTGTATGTGTATGTGATAAAATAAAGATGAGAGATTGATGCTAGACGAGGCTTGTTCATCATGCATGAAATTTGTTTGACCTTACAGTGAATCGATCGAAGTCCTGTGGTTTCCAGCTAGGTGTGGTTTGTGTGAACAGAGTTCTTGCCGACCTGGGTTTGTCGGCTTCTGTCATCCATATTCTCAAGAAGAAGAAACGAGAATGACTGTTTCTTTCAGGGAGGTGACTACATTTATTCACCCAATCTCAAGCACACATACCCATACTAGCGTAAAACCAGATAAGAAACAATCACCACTCCCATACCTCATCTATAGTCTATGTGGACCAGAGAGTATTGAGCACGAGCTCGTTAATGAAATGGCTACAAATCGATTGTGATGTGTTGGAATATACCGATCGATCTCTCTCATGCCGACTCATCATCGGATCTACCTaatcgacgtccgactctaccgaccgcaccgactgacgactgccgacaccgtccgaccgaaggtatgtcggtcgggaAGATCCCTTCTGTTCCCGACTGATCGAACGACGAGACCTGACCTCCGACTTTCGCAACGCATCAGACAGACCGTCGGGGGGAGGTCCCTGGATCTTCACCCGACATCCCAGCCAATCGGCTCCAAACACCGTACGACTGCTGAAGGCCGTCGCCCTAAAaaaggcatgcggcatagccgccctgggaccttatcctgtcaaggacatagattaatcccaagcgatttgacaacccacggtgacttgacagtccgcaacgactctgacagcctccgacgatttgacaactctcctagttgtctgcgccattaatgacggcaccatgccgcgctctactataaaatggggaaggcaacagtgctgcacAGGTTCTTTTGAAGCCCCTGAACTCCCCCTCTctagttctctctctctcccgctgagctcccctgattcttttctactgttgcctagtctcctctctgacttgaccgtcggagggtccctaccgGAGGTATCTCCGATTAGtgtagacttcccttgcaggtgctcgttcccggcgaccagacgacgaggggattggccgcaacaggttttggCACTCCAGGTAAGGGGAGACCGTCGTGTGCTGGTCCGACCTACCGGATAGCTTGAAAAAATCCTTTCGGAATGACAAAAATCCGGactcagcgatcgagggccactggatcggcgaggcactctttccgtcgggaagagacctctcctccaccctccatgacggagcctagctctccgcatcctgtggtgaccatgGAGGCGCAAATTACGGTGATTGTGAGGTagatgactgtgctgacggatacagtcaagagccttcaacaacaaccaacccggttgccgcactcgccggtggagcaaccggcggcacaccTGATGCCCTCCAGAAGCAGCCGTCGACGCCCGCGTCGGTCTTCGTCTCCTCCTCTGGAGCAGCTGTCACAGCACTCCCACCAAGAGGAGGAAAGGTGGCCATGGCATGACACCCATCGGTCCCGACGAtcgtctccttcccagctggaacgagcgaggaaggagaagcagcCGCGAACACCGTTTgcctccctctcagattcatcgggagactccacccccgaGGTCTCCCAGCGCCGATgggccgacgactacgaacgcaggttcgagaaaatcgaccgtcggctcaccCAGcttcaggtggacgggcagaagtcttcgaacgacgtcgacttccagaccgcccaacctctctcccgactcatcctcgacaggccgatccctagtcggttcaagatacctcatgtggagccctatgacagctccaccgacccaattgaccatttggagagctataaggctctcataacgatccaaggggcaaccgatgtccTTCTCTGCATCGACTTCCCGCCACACTTCGTAAGGCCGCCatggcctggtactccgacctccgctcaggaagcatccactccttcggacagctcgagcatactttcgtggcccacttcagcaccagccggaagtccCCAAGAACCTCGGACAACCTTTTTTCTCTCAAGCAGGGaaaaaatgagacactccgacacttcgtgatgcgattcaacgtggccacgctcgaggttcgggacctcaatgaagacatggctatctcagccatgaagagggggc encodes:
- the LOC105059051 gene encoding probable 2-oxoglutarate-dependent dioxygenase SLC1 isoform X1, with the translated sequence MVMDLEIDGQESAESTYMKGVRHLCESGITKVPRKYILPVSERPQLIMKKERTSTCLNLKLPIIDLARLHTSDRSQVLESLAEACKVYGFFQVVNHNISCNAMRRMIDVGRRFFKLPFEERVKHMSTDIRSPVRYGTSFNQTKDGVFCWRDFLKLYCHPLDTVIPFWPSSPSDLREEVTSYAMQAKSLFLALMEAILETLGVNTSILREFDDDGSHLLVVNCYPACPEPHLTLGMPPHSDYGFLTLLLQDDVEGLQVQCEGEWVTVEPVPNSLVVNIGDHFEMVPSKSLLAQIFSNGMYKSVLHRVLVNSSTSRMSVASLHSLPPDKMVSPSPELVNKKNPRLYKDTNFAAFLDYMSSCDTKHKNFLESRKLTQGKDEAKSQ
- the LOC105059051 gene encoding probable 2-oxoglutarate-dependent dioxygenase SLC1 isoform X2 encodes the protein MVMDLEIDGQESAESTYMKGVRHLCESGITKVPRKYILPVSERPQLIMKKERTSTCLNLKLPIIDLARLHTSDRSQVLESLAEACKVYGFFQVVNHNISCNAMRRMIDVGRRFFKLPFEERVKHMSTDIRSPVRYGTSFNQTKDGVFCWRDFLKLYCHPLDTVIPFWPSSPSDLREEVTSYAMQAKSLFLALMEAILETLGVNTSILREFDDDGSHLLVVNCYPACPEPHLTLGMPPHSDYGFLTLLLQDDVEGLQVQCEGEWVTVEPVPNSLVVNIGDHFEIFSNGMYKSVLHRVLVNSSTSRMSVASLHSLPPDKMVSPSPELVNKKNPRLYKDTNFAAFLDYMSSCDTKHKNFLESRKLTQGKDEAKSQ